The following proteins are co-located in the Solanum pennellii chromosome 8, SPENNV200 genome:
- the LOC107027937 gene encoding glutaredoxin-C6, whose protein sequence is MMMKTSNFYGEGGVRLELTPTTTSPLAIDVTESAEMRIQRLISENPVVIFTRSSCCMCHVMKKLLSAIGVYPTVIELDEEEIAALPPPAGGDLDDHHHVNNSPGDAPAVFIGGTRVGGLESLVALHLSGRLVPKLVEVGVITHVV, encoded by the coding sequence ATGATGATGAAAACTAGCAACTTCTACGGAGAAGGCGGGGTGCGTCTAGAACTCACCCCAACAACCACTTCCCCGCTTGCTATCGACGTGACGGAGTCTGCGGAGATGAGAATTCAACGTCTCATCTCCGAAAACCCCGTCGTAATCTTCACTCGTTCCTCTTGTTGCATGTGCCACGTCATGAAGAAATTACTATCTGCTATTGGTGTTTACCCCACTGTAATTGAACTAGACGAAGAAGAGATCGCTGCCTTACCTCCCCCCGCCGGCGGAGATCTTGACGATCATCATCACGTTAATAATAGTCCCGGCGATGCTCCGGCGGTGTTTATTGGTGGGACACGTGTCGGTGGATTGGAGAGCCTTGTTGCACTTCACTTGAGTGGTCGACTTGTTCCTAAGCTTGTGGAAGTCGGTGTCATCACTCATGTGGTATAG